The following proteins are encoded in a genomic region of Ursus arctos isolate Adak ecotype North America unplaced genomic scaffold, UrsArc2.0 scaffold_32, whole genome shotgun sequence:
- the EMC1 gene encoding ER membrane protein complex subunit 1 isoform X2, with amino-acid sequence MATAEAALCFWLRAALLVLVAAVYEDQVGKFDWRQQYVGKLKFASLEFSPGSKKLVVATEKNVIAALNSRTGEILWRHVDKGTAEGAVDAMLLYGQDAITVSNGGRIMRSWETNIGGLNWEITLDSGSFQALGLVGLQGSVRYIAVLKKTTLALHHLSSGHLKWVEHLPESDSIHYQMMYSYGSGVVWALGVVPFSHVNIVRFNVEDGEIVQQVRVSTPWLQSLTGACGVVDEAVLVCPDPSSRSLQTLALETEWELRQIPLQSLDLEFASGFQPRVLPTQPNPVDPSRAQFFLQLSPSHYALLHYHHGVLSLLKNFPQAALVSFATTGEKTVAAVVTCRSEMQKPSSSEDGSLGSFPEKPSAQDSLTCFNQTYTINLYLVETGRRLLDTTITFSLEQNGTQPERLYIQVFLKKDDSVGYRALVQTEDHLLLFLQQLGKVVLWGREESLAEVVCLEMVDLPLTGAQAELEGEFGKKADGLLGMFLKRLSSQLILLQAWTSHLWKMFYDARKPRSQIKNEINIDTLARDEFNLQKMMVMVTASGKLFGIESSSGTILWKQYLPNVKPDSSFKLMVQRTTAHFPHPPQCTLLVKDKETGMSSLYVFNPIFGKWSQVAPPVLKRPILQSLLLPIMDQDYAKVLLLIDDEYKVTAFPATRNVLRQLHELAPSIFFYLVDAEQGRLCGYRLRKDLTTELSWELTIPPEVQRIVTVKGKRSSEHVHSQGRVMGDRSVLYKSLNPNLLAVVTESTDVHHERTFIGIFLVDGVTGRIIHSSLQRKAKGPVHIVHSENWVVYQYWNTKARRNEFTVLELYEGTEQYNATAFSSLDRPQLPQVLQQSYIFPSSISAMEATITERGITSRHLLIGLPSGAILSLPKALLDPRRPEIPTEQSREENLIPYSPDVQIHAERFINYNQTVSRMRGIYTAPSGLESTCLVVAYGLDIYQTRVYPSKQFDVLKDDYDYVLISSVLFGLVFATMITKRLAQVKLLNRAWR; translated from the exons TGTGGCGCCATGTTGACAAGGGCACGGCAGAAGGGGCTGTGGATGCCATGCTGCTCTACGGACAGG atgcAATCACTGTGTCCAATGGAGGCCGGATCATGCGTTCCTGGGAGACTAACATCGGGGGCCTGAACTGGGAGATTACCTTGGACAGTGGCAG TTTCCAGGCACTTGGGCTGGTAGGCCTGCAGGGGTCAGTGAGGTACATCGCGGTCCTGAAGAAGACCACTCTTGCCCTGCATCATCTCTCCAGTGGGCACCTGAAGTGGGTGGAACATCTCCCCGAAAG TGACAGCATCCATTACCAGATGATGTACTCCTACGGGTCTGGGGTGGTGTGGGCCCTTGGAGTTGTTCCCTTCAGCCACGTGAATATCGTCAGGTTTAACGTGGAAGACGGAGAGATTGTTCAGCAG GTCAGGGTGTCAACCCCCTGGCTTCAGAGCCTCACCGGAGCCTGTGGTGTGGTGGATGAGGCCGTCCTGGTGTGCCCTGACCCGAGCTCACGGTCCCTCCAGACGTTGGCCCTGGAGACAGAGTGGGAGTTGAGACAGATCCCACTGCAG TCGCTTGATTTAGAATTTGCAAGTGGTTTCCAGCCCCGGGTCCTGCCCACGCAGCCCAACCCAGTGGATCCTTCTCGGGCCCAGTTCTTCCTGCAGCTGTCCCCAAGCCACTATGCTCTGCTACACTACCATCACGGAGTCCTGAGTCTCCTCAAAAACTTCCCGCAG GCTGCCCTAGTGAGCTTTGCCACCACTGGGGAGAAGACGGTGGCTGCAGTCGTGACCTGTCGCAGTGAAATG caGAAACCTAGCAGCTCTGAAGACGGGTCACTAGGAAGCTTTCCAGAGAAGCCCAGTGCTCAG GACTCACTGACTTGCTTCAACCAGACCTACACCATTAATCTGTACTTAGTGGAGACTGGTCGGCGGCTGCTTGACACCACCATCACCTTCAGTCTGGAACAGAATGGCACTCAGCCAGAGCGG CTCTACATCCAGGTGTTCTTGAAGAAGGACGACTCGGTGGGCTACCGGGCCTTGGTACAGACGGAGGATCACCTGCTACTTTTCCTGCAGCAGCTGG GGAAGGTGGTGCTGTGGGGCCGGGAGGAGTCGCTGGCGGAGGTGGTGTGCCTGGAGATGGTGGATCTGCCCCTGACAGGCGCGCAGGCCGAGCTGGAAGGAGAATTCGGCAAGAAGGCAG ATGGCTTGCTGGGGATGTTCCTGAAGCGCCTCTCGTCCCAGCTCATCCTGCTGCAGGCGTGGACTTCCCACCTCTGGAAGATGTTTTATGACGCTCGGAAGCCCCGAAGTCAGATTAAGAATGAGATCAACATTGACACCCTAGCCAGAGATGAATTTAACCTCCagaagatgatggtgatggtgacagcCTCGGGCAAG CTTTTTGGCATTGAGAGCAGCTCTGGCACCATCCTGTGGAAACAGTATCTCCCCAATGTCAAGCCAGACTCCTCCTTCAAACTGATGGTCCAGAGGACGACTGcacatttcccccaccccccacagtgCACCCTCCTGGTAAAGGACAAG GAGACGGGAATGAGTTCTCTGTATGTCTTCAATCCCATCTTCGGGAAGTGGAGTCAGGTGGCTCCCCCAGTGCTGAAGCGCCCCATCTTGCAGTCTTTGCTTCTCCCCATCATGGATCAAGACTATGCCAAGGTGCTGCTGTTGATCGATGATGAGTATAAG GTCACGGCGTTCCCAGCCACTCGGAATGTCTTGCGACAGCTACATGAGCTCGCCCCTTCCATCTTCTTCTATTTGGTGGATGCAGAACAGGGACGGCTATGTGGATATCGACTTCGAAAG GATCTTACCACTGAGCTCAGTTGGGAGCTGACGATTCCCCCGGAAGTGCAGCGCATCGTCACGGTGAAGGGGAAGCGCAGCAGTGAGCACGTTCATTCCCAGGGCCGCGTGATGGGGGACCGCAGCGTGCTCTATAAG AGCCTGAACCCCAACCTGCTGGCCGTGGTGACGGAGAGCACAGACGTCCACCATGAGCGCACCTTCATTGGCATCTTCCTCGTCGATGGCGTCACCGGGCGCATCATCCACTCCTCCTTGCAGAGGAAGGCCAAGGGCCCCGTCCACATCGTGCACTCAGAGAACTGGGTGGTG TACCAATACTGGAACACCAAGGCCCGGCGCAATGAGTTTACGGTGCTGGAGCTCTACGAGGGCACCGAGCAATACAATGCCACTGCCTTCAGCTCCCTGGACCGCCCCCAGCTGCCTCAGGTCCTCCAGCAGTCCTACATCTTCCCATCCTCCATCAGCGCCATGGAAGCCACCATCACAGAGCGGGGCATCACCAGCCGACACTTGCTTA TTGGGCTGCCTTCCGGAGCAATTCTTTCCCTTCCTAAGGCCTTGCTGGATCCCCGCCGTCCCGAGATCCCGACAGAACAAAGCAG GGAGGAGAACCTGATCCCATATTCCCCAGACGTGCAGATACATGCCGAGCGGTTCATTAACTACAACCAGACGGTTTCTCGAATGCGAGGTATCTACACAGCTCCCTCAGGCCTGGAGTCCACTTGTTTG gtTGTGGCCTATGGTTTGGACATTTACCAGACTCGAGTGTACCCGTCCAAGCAGTTTGACGTCCTGAAGGACGACTACGACTACGTGCTGATTAGCAGCGTCCTCTTCGGCCTGGTGTTTGCCACCATGATCACCAAGAGACTGGCACAGGTGAAGCTCCTGAACCGGGCCTGGCGGTAA